One window of the Trifolium pratense cultivar HEN17-A07 linkage group LG2, ARS_RC_1.1, whole genome shotgun sequence genome contains the following:
- the LOC123906867 gene encoding uncharacterized protein LOC123906867, which translates to MEMNDMMHKYADSGEWTGARAQEVSRLTQIWAEEYNASQLRLPPHRRDNEEVRRNKMSLAFVKNAGGATRGRKFAAGCTSSLYASDPTGLRDVTYTSSSSSSTGRSRPAQRQETDDEYEARMRATYREEFRDEYEATFNERVDQRVQLLLQEFFVQQRAPAPAGVGSSSQGSARQNQNAGEQEYRPDLNSMVNLNQLPEYREGDPLLSMSIEDMSQMLNNEPIHLQFVDPVGQTSGSSSGGSGRNNQQTAFTEYHRQRSSNPYQQDFIIPHDNPNQPQDNFFPNQASFDPNQAPINFVHRPVARPPRTSLPAVIINEGGRGRGRGRSRQPTYSSKGKRPLYQPPDQP; encoded by the exons ATGGAAATGAATGACATGATGCACAAGTATGCAGATTCCGGTGAATGGACGGGGGCAAGGGCGCAAGAAGTTTCG agGTTGACGCAAATTTGGGCTGAAGAATATAATGCAAGCCAACTACGACTACCACCTCATAGGCGAGATAATGAGGAGGTTCGTCGAAACAAGATGTCGTTGGCTTTTGTTAAGAATGCTGGTGGTGCGACTCGAGGTCGCAAATTCGCTGCTGGGTGTACATCTTCTTTATATGCAAGTGACCCAACTGGTTTGAGAGATGTCACTtacacatcttcatcttcatctagTACAGGACGCTCTCGTCCAGCTCAAAGACAGGAAACCGATGATGAGTATGAAGCGCGAATGAGGGCCACGTATCGAGAAGAATTCCGCGATGAGTACGAAGCAACATTTAATGAGCGGGTGGACCAACGGGTCCAACTTCTATTGCAGGAATTCTTTGTGCAGCAGAGGGCGCCGGCGCCGGCGGGGgttggatcatcatctcagggatcggcacgacaaaatcaaaatgccggTGAACAAGAATATCGACCGGATTTGAATAGCATGGTCAATTTGAATCAGCTGCCGGAGTACCGAGAGGGTGATCCACTACTGAGTATGAGCATAGAGGATATGAGTCAAATGCTTAATAATGAACCAATTCATTTACAATTTGTTGATCCTGTTGGGCAAACAAGTGGAAGCAGTAGTGGCGGAAGCGgtagaaataatcaacaaactgcTTTCACCGAATACCATCGACAGAGATCATCAAATCCATATCAACAAGACTTCATAATCCCACATGACAACCCCAATCAACCCCAAGACAACTTCTTCCCGAATCAAGCCAGCTTTGATCCCAATCAAGCCCCAATTAACTTCGTTCATAGGCCTGTGGCACGACCTCCGCGAACGTCACTCCCCGCAGTCATAATAAATGAGGGAGGTAGAGGCCGAGGCCGAGGAAGGTCGCGTCAACCAACATACAGTAGCAAGGGGAAGCGACCACTATATCAGCCGCCTGACCAACCttga
- the LOC123906868 gene encoding protein trichome birefringence-like 2 translates to MEYKTRITFSESFVSHRRKVLSGFTLGLVASLLFLTLLFFNSSFKFPKLQLSLQRSQSNPNSSWHFPFSTNNSITPLNTIHENPQNMKTREVNVSNEGFNNTHLGNLTENAKDRNGVDKFGNLFIGKNEVNVSNEGFEKTHLGNVSENALDHDGVDKVGNLFIGKSVIDGIGNSSESEKRNEKVGVFDYEKCDIFDGNWVKDDSKPYYPLGSCPFVDRDFDCHLNGRPDSDYAKWKWKPNGCHIPSLNATDFLEKLRGQRLVFVGDSLNRNMWESMVCILRQSIKDKKRVYEISGKHEFKKKGVYAFRFEDYNCSVDFVSSPFIVQESTFKGVNGTFETLRLDLMDKTTTTYHDADIIVFNTGHWWTHEKTSKGEDYYQEGNHVYPRLKVLDAYRRALTTWSRWIDNNIDPNRTHVFFRGYSVTHFRGGQWNSGGQCHKETEPIYKGAHLRKYPSKMRVLDYIIPKMKTPIIYMNISRMTDYRKDGHPSIYRMEYKTEAERTTAEQHQDCSHWCLPGVPDTWNELLYASLLKYGKGHWKS, encoded by the exons ATGGAGTACAAAACGAGAATAACATTCTCAGAATCCTTTGTATCACACAGAAGAAAAGTGTTATCTGGTTTCACTTTAGGTCTTGTAGCTTCTCTCCTTTTTCTAACTCTTCTCTTCTTTAACTCTTCATTCAAATTTCCCAAACTCCAACTCTCTCTTCAACGATCTCAATCCAATCCAAACTCTTCATGGCATTTCCCTTTTTCCACCAACAATTCAATCACTCCTCTTAACACAATTCATGAAAACCCACAGAATATGAAAACCCGTGAAGTGAATGTCTCAAATGAGGGTTTTAACAATACCCATTTGGGAAATCTTACTGAAAATGCAAAAGATCGAAATGGGGTTGATAAATTTGGAAACTTgtttattgggaaaaatgaagTGAATGTGTCAAATGAGGGTTTTGAGAAGACCCATTTGGGGAATGTTAGTGAAAATGCATTGGATCATGATGGGGTTGATAAAGTTGGAAACTTGTTTATTGGGAAAAGTGTGATTGATGGAATTGGAAATTCAAGTGAATCAGAGAAGAGGAATGAGAAAGTTGGGGTTTTTGATTATGAAAAGTGTGATATATTTGATGGGAATTGGGTGAAAGAtgattcaaaaccatattaTCCTTTGGGTTCTTGTCCATTTGTTGATAGGGATTTTGATTGTCATCTTAATGGGAGACCTGATAGTGATTATGCGAAATGGAAATGGAAGCCAAATGGATGTCACATTCCAAG TTTGAATGCAACTGATTTTTTGGAAAAGTTGCGAGGACAGAGGTTGGTTTTCGTTGGGGATTCACTGAACAGGAACATGTGGGAGTCCATGGTGTGTATCCTACGTCAAAGCATCAAAGACAAGAAGCGTGTTTATGAAATTTCAGGAAAAcatgaatttaaaaagaaagGTGTCTATGCTTTCCGATTTGAG GATTATAATTGTTCAGTCGATTTTGTGAGTTCACCATTCATTGTTCAAGAGTCAACTTTCAAAGGCGTAAATGGAACTTTTGAGACATTAAGATTGGATTTAATGGACAAGACAACTACCACATATCATGATGCTGACATCATAGTCTTCAATACAGGACATTGGTGGACCCATGAGAAAACATCTAAGGG AGAAGACTATTATCAAGAAGGCAACCATGTATACCCAAGACTCAAAGTTCTGGATGCCTATAGAAGGGCATTGACCACTTGGTCTAGATGGATTGACAACAATATTGATCCAAATCGAACACATGTTTTCTTCAGAGGATACTCAGTTACTCATTTCAG GGGTGGGCAATGGAATTCAGGAGGACAGTGCCACAAGGAAACCGAACCAATATATAAAGGAGCTCACTTACGGAAATATCCCTCGAAAATGAGGGTTCTAGATTATATCATCCCAAAGATGAAAACTCCAATTATTTATATGAACATAAGTAGGATGACAGATTACAGAAAAGACGGTCATCCTTCGATATACAGAATGGAATACAAGACAGAAGCAGAACGAACCACCGCGGAGCAACATCAAGATTGTAGCCATTGGTGCTTACCAGGAGTACCAGATACATGGAACGAATTACTCTATGCCTCTCTCTTAAAATATGGTAAAGGTCATTGGAAAAGCTGA